Proteins from a genomic interval of Lolium perenne isolate Kyuss_39 chromosome 1, Kyuss_2.0, whole genome shotgun sequence:
- the LOC127301702 gene encoding uncharacterized protein produces the protein MKLQVTAVASLLVALAATAGAVTFDASNTASGTAGGQRFNRDVGLAYSKKVLSDASTFIWNTFNQRAASARKPVNAVTLVVEDIGGVAFTSANGIHLSAQYVGGYSGDVKKEVTGVLYHEAAHVWQWNGQGNANGGLIEGIADYVRLKAGFAPGHWVKPGQGDRWDQGYDVTARFLDYCNSLKPGFVAQLNAKMKGGYSDDFFAQILGKNVQQLWKDYKSKFGG, from the coding sequence ATGAAGCTTCAGGTAACCGCGGTCGCCTCCCTCCTGGTGGCCCTGGCCGCGACGGCCGGAGCTGTAACCTTCGACGCGTCGAACACTGCCTCGGGCACCGCGGGCGGCCAGCGGTTCAACCGGGACGTCGGCCTCGCGTACTCGAAGAAGGTCCTCTCCGACGCCTCCACCTTCATCTGGAACACCTTCAACCAGCGCGCCGCCTCCGCCCGCAAGCCAGTAAACGCCGTCACCCTCGTCGTGGAGGACATCGGCGGCGTCGCCTTCACCAGCGCCAACGGCATCCACCTCAGCGCCCAGTACGTGGGCGGCTACTCCGGCGACGTCAAGAAGGAGGTGACCGGGGTGCTGTACCACGAGGCGGCGCACGTGTGGCAGTGGAACGGCCAGGGCAACGCCAACGGCGGGCTCATCGAGGGGATCGCCGACTACGTGCGGCTCAAGGCTGGGTTCGCGCCGGGGCACTGGGTGAAGCCCGGGCAGGGAGACCGGTGGGATCAGGGCTACGACGTCACCGCCAGGTTCCTCGACTACTGCAACTCGCTCAAGCCAGGGTTCGTCGCGCAGCTCAACGCCAAGATGAAGGGTGGCTACTCCGATGACTTCTTCGCGCAGATTCTCGGCAAGAACGTGCAGCAGCTGTGGAAGGATTACAAGTCCAAGTTCGGAGGCTGA